The stretch of DNA CATTCACGACAAATTAGATGTTTAAATAAACACATGAGCGCAACACCTTTCAACGAAGAGCACAGTTTTGACCATGACGTCATCATCACGGATCCTTACTACGTCATCGTCGAAGACGAATGGGCAGATTTTATCGAGAATGGCAAACTCTCGAACCCTGCCTTTCCCTCGCTAATGTGCACGGACACCGGCTACGGAGATTGGATTCAAATCCTCACAGATGAAGACGAAGCGAAAGAGCTTGGGAGATTCGCGGCGGACTCAGGACTCGTGGCTATTTTCGACGAACAGGAAATACTGACCTATTGGACTGCCACTATGGATGAAGAAACGACAGTCGCAGATTTAATTGCCAAAGGCCTCGCAGCAAAAGTTTCAAAAGCCCATGGCGGCACAGGCAATACAATCCACGCTGTTTTTAAGAAAGTAGAGTATCCCGATCTGGAAAATTATTTCGAGGCACAAGTAGTCGTCAACGACGGAATTCATGAATACCACTCGTGCTGGCCATTCGATGACGAAGACGACAATGAAAAAGCCGAGGTGAGATCGTGATTCACCCCATCCAATACGCCATCAGTCTAATGGACCACTATGTCGAAACGCAAGCCAAAAAGGGGATAGCACATATCACCAAACTGCAAAAGCACGTAAAAAACTCCATTTCAGGAGCTACGCTTTTGATAGGAATCTTTTCTGTATCTCTCGGATCAATCGGTTTCCTATCATTTCCCATTATCCGGCAAAGAGCATTAGCAGTAGCCGTTGCCTTTCTATCTATCCTTTCCGCCCTCGCATTATGGGTGTTATCCCTTCTTAACGACAAATTAGACGAAACAAGAGAAAATATGGAAGATCGACCCGTCCTTCTATATTCGATCATCACTAACTGCATTACCAATGTTGTCAAACAGATTGCGCAGGATCTCGTGGCGCAAAAAGAAAATCATTTTTCGATGCATCAATTTTGCCAATATTGCGCCGTATCCTTATGGGGTGCATTACATAAATCGA from Bifidobacterium sp. ESL0728 encodes:
- a CDS encoding GAF domain-containing protein, producing the protein MIHPIQYAISLMDHYVETQAKKGIAHITKLQKHVKNSISGATLLIGIFSVSLGSIGFLSFPIIRQRALAVAVAFLSILSALALWVLSLLNDKLDETRENMEDRPVLLYSIITNCITNVVKQIAQDLVAQKENHFSMHQFCQYCAVSLWGALHKSTQSPRVTIYRIRHPKRQSPYLEPFATFGRSESRPGPFREDKDGRGSAVLNWLRSLKENTGTDQNGISRFSLNVHEDKEFKGTANGYTTYISSAIMCNKQIYGMLAIDTNNSGDFSKNDCRVIEAIAHILGLAVEIDIERGNKTYKCL